One region of Leptospira fainei serovar Hurstbridge str. BUT 6 genomic DNA includes:
- a CDS encoding acyl-CoA dehydrogenase family protein — protein MNFELSEEHVTLRESVREFVEEKIKPIASKIDEEHKMPDDLISQIAEMGFLGSYLPEKYQGAGLDILSYVIIIEEVSKACASTGVLISGHTSLACDPIYRFGTDAQKEKWLPDLALGRKIGCFLLTEPDAGSDVANLTTTYRREGDYYILNGSKNFITNGAHLGTGVVFATSDRSLKHKGVTAFIIDLKSPGVVILKNENKLGIRGSYTTAFALDEVRIPAENLLGAEHQGFKISMETLNGGRIGIAAQALGIGEGAFERSISYAKDRKQFGKPIADLQAIQFKLADMFTRLEQSKMLTYRAAWAKENLPNYALESAMCKVSASEAATFVTKEAIQIHGGYGFITDYEVERMFRDAKITEIYEGTSEIQRVVISKMLLQ, from the coding sequence ATGAATTTTGAATTAAGTGAAGAGCATGTAACATTAAGAGAAAGTGTTCGAGAATTCGTGGAGGAGAAAATCAAACCGATCGCCTCCAAAATCGACGAAGAGCATAAAATGCCGGATGATCTGATCTCTCAGATTGCCGAAATGGGATTTTTAGGAAGTTATCTGCCGGAGAAATACCAGGGAGCCGGCTTGGATATTCTTTCTTACGTTATTATAATAGAGGAAGTTTCGAAAGCTTGCGCCTCTACAGGAGTATTGATTTCCGGTCACACTTCGCTTGCTTGCGATCCCATCTATCGATTCGGTACGGATGCACAAAAAGAGAAATGGCTTCCTGACTTGGCGTTGGGTCGCAAAATCGGTTGTTTCTTGCTGACAGAACCGGACGCGGGAAGCGACGTGGCCAATCTTACTACGACATATAGGAGGGAAGGCGATTATTATATTCTGAACGGGAGTAAGAATTTCATCACGAATGGCGCACATCTTGGAACAGGCGTCGTATTTGCCACTTCGGATCGAAGCCTGAAACATAAAGGCGTCACAGCTTTCATTATAGATTTGAAGTCGCCGGGCGTGGTTATTTTGAAGAACGAAAATAAGCTCGGGATCCGAGGCAGTTATACAACGGCTTTCGCTTTGGATGAGGTTCGAATTCCTGCGGAGAATCTTTTAGGAGCGGAGCACCAAGGTTTTAAGATCAGTATGGAAACCCTTAACGGTGGGCGCATCGGTATTGCGGCTCAGGCCTTAGGAATCGGAGAAGGGGCATTCGAAAGATCGATATCATATGCGAAAGATCGTAAACAATTCGGAAAGCCGATCGCCGATCTGCAAGCAATTCAGTTCAAGCTAGCGGATATGTTCACCAGGCTCGAGCAAAGTAAGATGCTTACTTACCGTGCCGCTTGGGCCAAGGAAAACTTACCCAATTATGCCTTGGAATCGGCGATGTGCAAAGTTTCCGCCTCCGAAGCCGCGACATTCGTCACAAAGGAAGCCATTCAAATTCACGGTGGATACGGATTCATTACCGACTACGAAGTGGAAAGAATGTTTCGAGATGCAAAGATTACGGAAATCTATGAAGGGACCAGCGAAATACAACGAGTCGTGATTTCTAAGATGCTTTTACAATAA
- a CDS encoding 3-hydroxyacyl-CoA dehydrogenase NAD-binding domain-containing protein has translation MNELGVVGAGQMGSGISQVLAQFGYHVRLFDISEQQLERAIGSIEQNLGRLAKKGLFAKSEIKAAISRIDKVKDLEELRDADCIIEAVSEDEKIKISLFERLDKIAKKDSILASNTSSISITRIASATSRPENVIGLHFMNPVPLMKLVEIIRGHNTADGTYEAARALVHRLGKESCVSEDYPAFIVNRVLIPMINEAIFAVYEGVGKPEEIDKGMKLGTNQPMGPITLADFIGLDTCLAVMNVLFSGFKEPKYRPCPLLVKMVEAGHLGRKSGKGFYNYTN, from the coding sequence ATGAATGAGTTAGGGGTAGTAGGAGCCGGGCAAATGGGTTCGGGAATTTCACAAGTATTAGCGCAATTCGGTTATCATGTACGATTATTCGACATCAGTGAGCAGCAGTTGGAAAGGGCGATCGGCAGCATAGAGCAAAATTTAGGGAGACTGGCTAAGAAGGGACTATTTGCCAAATCGGAGATCAAGGCGGCAATTTCCAGAATCGACAAAGTCAAAGACCTCGAAGAACTACGGGATGCGGACTGTATCATCGAAGCCGTCAGCGAAGACGAAAAAATTAAAATAAGCTTATTCGAACGTCTGGATAAGATTGCAAAAAAGGATTCCATTCTGGCTTCCAATACTTCTTCCATTTCGATAACCAGGATCGCTTCGGCGACGAGTAGACCGGAAAACGTGATCGGATTACATTTCATGAATCCGGTCCCTCTAATGAAATTGGTGGAAATCATTCGCGGTCATAATACTGCCGACGGCACTTATGAAGCGGCTCGAGCTCTAGTACATAGGTTAGGAAAGGAATCCTGTGTGTCGGAAGACTATCCCGCGTTTATCGTTAATCGCGTACTGATTCCGATGATTAACGAGGCCATATTTGCGGTCTATGAAGGAGTCGGAAAACCGGAAGAAATCGATAAAGGGATGAAGCTTGGGACGAACCAACCGATGGGGCCGATCACTTTGGCGGACTTTATCGGACTGGATACGTGCCTTGCGGTTATGAATGTTTTGTTTAGCGGGTTTAAGGAGCCAAAATATAGACCTTGCCCCTTGCTCGTAAAAATGGTCGAAGCCGGACATCTGGGAAGGAAATCCGGAAAAGGATTTTATAATTATACGAATTAG
- a CDS encoding helix-turn-helix domain-containing protein: MKNSLYIWDCHVLFAAWEETSAMHSLYAASILIAVDKPAHLFLPNKPAIEFTGVFIPPNQMYREMAKQTHVLNLNIDPDSVLFERIAGSLNAGIQVFDSNKIPNLSEIVEKAMSDDTTDAEAFIILQNLVNTIFGSILPYKEAKALDNRVMTVVNHLHSLAHIPHPQEIKLGHLAKLVNLSEDRFRHLFKETLFISVRKYLLNLRLKVAAKNMPRCSNLTEAAHIAGFSDSAHFSRTFRATYGHRPSVVFRKSKRTRIRSIDESLTGI, from the coding sequence ATGAAGAATTCCCTTTATATTTGGGATTGCCATGTTTTATTTGCAGCTTGGGAGGAAACGAGCGCGATGCATAGTTTATATGCAGCCTCCATTCTCATTGCGGTAGACAAACCCGCTCACCTTTTTCTTCCGAACAAACCCGCAATCGAGTTCACGGGAGTCTTCATTCCTCCCAACCAAATGTACCGCGAAATGGCTAAACAGACCCACGTTCTAAATTTAAATATAGATCCGGATTCGGTGCTCTTCGAAAGAATCGCAGGTAGCTTAAATGCAGGGATTCAAGTCTTTGATTCGAATAAAATTCCGAATCTATCGGAAATCGTTGAGAAAGCAATGTCGGACGACACCACGGACGCTGAAGCATTTATTATATTACAAAATCTAGTTAATACGATTTTCGGATCGATTTTACCTTATAAAGAAGCGAAAGCTCTGGATAACCGGGTTATGACGGTCGTGAATCATTTGCACTCTTTGGCGCATATACCTCATCCTCAAGAGATTAAGCTCGGGCATTTAGCGAAGTTGGTAAATTTATCCGAAGATAGATTCAGACATTTATTCAAAGAAACACTTTTCATTTCGGTTAGAAAATACTTATTGAATTTAAGGCTCAAAGTAGCGGCAAAGAATATGCCGAGATGCTCGAATTTAACCGAGGCGGCTCATATAGCAGGATTTTCAGATTCGGCTCATTTTAGCAGGACGTTCAGAGCGACTTACGGTCACAGACCTTCCGTCGTTTTTCGAAAATCAAAACGAACTCGCATTCGATCGATCGACGAATCGTTGACCGGAATTTGA
- a CDS encoding SpoIIE family protein phosphatase, with protein MDLFQCNFYFFGSALASSFGLFVSQFFLSLKERTRPALHLGLFSFFFFLFHLGYVIGFSSSAEWTVYHRLIVIPSSMVIFIEIFTFFFYFPEPKGVKIGNTIRIILYTIASFFGVYYIYSSLNAPKAYNIGSHYWDFESHGFYKWFSLFILLMTLFFIIAGIWRAFVSKGKERRAVIYFLIGFCVVGVLPGIMNSLSRDGSVSRASYQQTTDLSLVIGLFLIVILYANVTKERTTILSRITAITMATCLLTLQLVGYFVLNGYDDSFDQIRNQEIKAIVNEGETPDGLIYLTSYTPKSDKFDFPYKKEIASLNTRTEFEMRFTHLRILLCNLGNLKGKERWKKSQSILEEAPPEFFVYKAGIKEFLASKKESAVSDSEMASFFNLLTDRFGVIRSKYLHLPNKADKSSVLNLLKDKDPSILAGLSTLKRSLENESFDADGKASEKILLPISPMIEPGKRIYRILKSNHEGNETNTFTVSYMYKRPDNDSLFEIGFQYGMLRNFNHSPSLIFVYSLIAVVLVVSIGFRYFFRLALVIPLNEVVDGLQAINAGDLNYRLQPRVEDEVGFIARSFNRMARSIQAGRKRLDRYAKELEHKVKERTIELENTLSEVRELKRLQDGDFFLTSLLIKPLGSNKSESKDVKVDFFLEQKKKFTFKNREDEIGGDLNVSNNIQLNGHPYVVFLNGDAMGKSMQGAGGALVLGAVLESIVERTKNVESVRSKSPERWLKDTFIELHKVFESFEGSMLVSCMMGLIDETTGSLLYINAEHPRAVLYKDEKAGFIGEKFNCRKLGTTGIEGNIRIETFQLSPGDSIIVGSDGRDDILIGNASDGNRIINDDEELFLKMVEEGEGNLNSIYEAILREGELIDDISMIRLSYKGSVLLDHSVDEDYSNRVKELLSAAKKAENEENLVDAIAILEKIEALDPRVPRVKKKLIKLFLKNGKYDQAARYAEDYLQLRPIDNEILFISSVIARKVGELNKAVELGERLRLRDPEHLNNLISLSRVYMTLKNYGRSKILLSAALKINPESEMALKLSNALSKITPNS; from the coding sequence ATGGATTTGTTTCAATGCAATTTTTATTTCTTTGGGTCCGCTTTAGCGAGTTCCTTCGGACTTTTCGTCTCACAATTTTTCCTTTCACTTAAGGAAAGAACCCGACCTGCTCTTCATCTGGGTCTATTCAGTTTTTTTTTCTTCCTCTTTCACTTAGGTTATGTGATCGGGTTCAGTTCTTCGGCCGAATGGACGGTTTATCATAGATTAATCGTTATCCCGTCCTCAATGGTCATCTTCATCGAGATCTTCACCTTTTTCTTTTATTTTCCCGAGCCGAAGGGAGTAAAGATCGGAAATACGATTCGAATCATTCTATATACCATCGCTTCATTCTTCGGCGTTTATTATATTTATTCCTCCTTAAACGCTCCGAAGGCATATAATATCGGAAGCCATTACTGGGACTTTGAAAGCCACGGATTCTACAAATGGTTTTCGCTTTTTATCTTATTGATGACTTTGTTTTTTATCATCGCCGGAATCTGGAGAGCTTTCGTATCCAAGGGCAAGGAAAGAAGAGCCGTTATTTATTTTCTTATAGGCTTTTGCGTCGTCGGTGTTCTTCCGGGAATCATGAACTCACTCAGCAGGGACGGTTCGGTATCGAGAGCTTCCTATCAGCAAACTACCGATTTGTCCTTAGTGATCGGTTTATTTTTAATCGTGATCCTTTATGCAAACGTTACGAAAGAAAGAACCACGATCTTAAGTAGGATCACCGCCATAACGATGGCAACTTGTCTCTTAACATTGCAACTCGTAGGATACTTCGTTTTAAACGGATATGACGATTCCTTCGATCAAATTCGAAACCAAGAAATCAAAGCCATCGTCAATGAAGGAGAAACGCCCGATGGATTGATCTACTTGACTTCCTATACCCCTAAATCGGATAAATTCGATTTCCCTTATAAAAAGGAGATCGCATCTTTAAATACTCGTACAGAGTTCGAGATGCGTTTTACGCACCTTCGGATTCTACTTTGCAATCTTGGAAATTTAAAAGGAAAAGAGCGATGGAAAAAATCGCAAAGCATCTTGGAGGAGGCGCCTCCCGAATTCTTCGTTTATAAAGCCGGAATTAAGGAATTCTTAGCTTCGAAAAAAGAATCGGCCGTCTCCGATTCGGAAATGGCGTCGTTCTTCAATTTGCTTACGGACCGATTCGGCGTTATCCGAAGTAAATATCTTCATCTTCCGAACAAAGCGGACAAATCGAGCGTCCTTAATCTATTGAAGGATAAAGACCCCTCTATCTTAGCAGGACTCTCAACTCTGAAGCGGAGTTTGGAGAACGAATCCTTCGACGCAGACGGAAAAGCCTCCGAGAAAATTCTACTGCCTATATCTCCGATGATAGAACCGGGAAAGAGGATTTATCGGATTCTAAAATCGAATCACGAAGGAAACGAAACTAATACTTTCACAGTTTCTTATATGTATAAACGACCCGATAACGATTCGCTCTTCGAAATCGGCTTTCAATACGGCATGTTGAGAAACTTCAATCATTCACCTTCCTTGATCTTCGTCTATTCGCTCATAGCGGTAGTTCTTGTCGTATCGATCGGATTCCGATATTTCTTCCGATTAGCCTTAGTCATTCCGTTAAACGAAGTCGTTGACGGATTACAGGCTATTAACGCTGGAGATTTAAATTATAGATTGCAGCCCAGAGTAGAGGACGAAGTGGGTTTTATCGCGAGATCCTTCAATCGGATGGCGCGATCCATTCAGGCTGGGAGAAAACGTCTAGATAGATACGCAAAGGAACTGGAGCATAAAGTAAAAGAACGTACGATCGAATTGGAAAATACTCTCAGCGAAGTGCGGGAACTAAAGCGATTACAGGACGGGGATTTTTTCCTTACATCGCTCTTAATCAAACCCCTCGGATCCAATAAATCCGAAAGTAAGGATGTTAAGGTCGATTTCTTTCTTGAACAAAAAAAGAAATTCACGTTTAAAAATCGAGAGGATGAAATCGGCGGAGACCTGAACGTTTCGAATAATATTCAGCTAAATGGACATCCTTACGTCGTGTTCCTAAACGGAGACGCGATGGGAAAATCGATGCAAGGTGCGGGAGGAGCGTTGGTTTTAGGGGCGGTCTTGGAATCCATAGTAGAGAGGACCAAAAATGTGGAGTCCGTCCGTTCAAAATCGCCGGAACGATGGTTGAAGGATACTTTTATAGAGCTTCATAAAGTATTCGAAAGTTTCGAAGGTTCGATGCTCGTCTCCTGCATGATGGGTTTGATCGACGAGACAACCGGATCTTTACTTTATATAAATGCGGAACATCCGAGAGCAGTCCTTTATAAAGATGAAAAGGCCGGTTTTATCGGCGAAAAATTCAATTGTCGCAAACTAGGAACCACTGGAATCGAAGGAAACATTAGGATCGAAACCTTCCAATTATCTCCCGGTGATAGCATTATCGTGGGCTCCGACGGTAGGGATGATATTTTAATCGGCAACGCTTCCGACGGTAATCGAATCATCAACGATGATGAGGAACTTTTTCTAAAAATGGTGGAAGAAGGCGAAGGGAATCTAAATAGCATTTACGAGGCAATATTGCGCGAGGGAGAATTGATCGACGACATTTCTATGATTCGTTTATCGTACAAAGGCAGTGTTTTACTCGACCATTCCGTCGATGAAGACTATTCGAATCGTGTAAAAGAATTATTATCCGCGGCCAAAAAAGCCGAAAACGAGGAGAACCTAGTGGATGCAATCGCTATCCTCGAAAAAATCGAAGCGCTTGATCCGAGAGTACCGAGGGTAAAGAAAAAATTAATTAAACTCTTTCTCAAGAACGGAAAGTACGATCAAGCCGCTCGCTACGCCGAAGACTATCTTCAATTACGACCTATCGATAACGAAATCCTTTTTATCTCTTCGGTAATTGCCAGAAAAGTGGGCGAACTCAACAAAGCAGTCGAGTTAGGAGAAAGACTAAGACTTAGAGATCCGGAACATTTAAATAATCTAATCAGTCTCTCGAGAGTTTATATGACTTTGAAGAATTACGGAAGAAGCAAAATCTTACTCTCAGCTGCTCTGAAAATCAATCCCGAGTCGGAGATGGCTTTAAAACTATCGAACGCATTAAGCAAGATTACACCCAACTCTTAG
- a CDS encoding sigma-54-dependent Fis family transcriptional regulator yields the protein MYLQFLTLSFLIAVLLCLLGVLYCLEVRNKISGIKELTISFGCLVFLYSACVYASIELDPRGAQHRWISVTASLFAAVFFQGFFFKFPSKIFTKNSNIIFQIELLISFAVSVWFYWETRQESKTFHFNGHYWDLTATFQGRIVAFYSLLLSFGIVIVAVIQILRNQGQKRIALIGILFAFFLTFIVPTVFLTLFRLGQVDAYVFVNVFVISVIAGFFVFHVFFVSYGNLQTSLVVRILTIVLAMALSVSQVMLGGLSHSIENEYDSLQFARLADLKSLSASKNVIFISDILENPKNGISSDHPYVTVGFRSYFISKDGKPIVVYRNETAKVEVGFSYESYRNFIHRYILDWAIRLIASLFVLIVGFLIFMKISILNPLSELLQGVDRVEGGELTVQVEVRNRDEIGLLTKAFNSMVNTMREARQELQQYTSNLERTILERDSIYDAVPQERNLVNKTLIYASRSMQAVVDRVERIANKEQPVLITGETGTGKEIIAAFIHELGRGSDQPFVPINCAAVPVNLWESQIFGHSKGAFTDAKSDYAGLVTEAKGGTLFFDEIGEMPLEIQPKILRLLQERKYKNVGGRTELNAECRIIFATHRNLKEMASKGTFREDLYYRINVFEIGIPPLRERRSDIPFLVNRFLENYSKQMEIEKPSISEEVMDLFLQFSWPGNIRELENCIIRTLVHFKGDTINVTDLPSEIMELKNSKMENTSLTPVTNSAYIAGFEPLVSMYSRRLIEAALNQCAGNKSEAARLLKISRGKLQYQMRQLGME from the coding sequence ATGTACCTGCAATTTCTGACTCTTTCATTTTTAATAGCAGTATTGCTTTGTTTGCTTGGCGTGTTATATTGCCTCGAAGTAAGAAATAAAATTTCGGGGATAAAAGAACTAACGATCTCTTTCGGATGTTTAGTTTTCTTATATTCGGCTTGCGTCTATGCTTCAATCGAATTGGATCCGAGAGGGGCGCAGCATCGATGGATTTCGGTGACTGCGTCTCTTTTTGCAGCCGTTTTTTTTCAGGGTTTTTTTTTCAAATTCCCGTCTAAGATTTTCACAAAGAATTCGAATATTATTTTTCAAATCGAACTTCTGATTAGTTTTGCGGTGTCCGTTTGGTTCTATTGGGAAACAAGACAAGAAAGTAAAACGTTTCACTTTAACGGGCACTATTGGGATTTAACGGCTACGTTTCAAGGTCGAATCGTCGCATTCTATTCGTTGCTACTTTCTTTCGGAATCGTTATAGTCGCAGTCATACAAATTCTGCGGAACCAAGGACAGAAAAGAATCGCGCTTATCGGAATCCTTTTCGCATTTTTCCTTACCTTTATCGTTCCTACTGTTTTTCTAACACTCTTTCGCTTGGGACAAGTAGATGCCTATGTATTCGTAAACGTTTTTGTAATTTCGGTTATCGCCGGCTTTTTTGTGTTTCATGTTTTTTTCGTCAGTTACGGAAATCTCCAGACGTCTTTGGTAGTCCGCATTCTTACCATCGTTCTTGCGATGGCTCTTTCCGTTTCGCAGGTAATGTTAGGAGGATTGAGTCATTCTATTGAAAACGAATATGATAGTCTTCAATTCGCCCGTTTGGCCGATTTGAAATCCCTGTCCGCTTCAAAGAACGTTATTTTCATATCCGACATTTTAGAGAATCCAAAGAACGGAATTTCCTCCGACCATCCTTACGTGACCGTCGGGTTCCGGTCATATTTTATTTCCAAAGACGGAAAGCCGATCGTCGTTTATCGAAATGAAACGGCAAAAGTCGAAGTCGGATTCAGCTATGAGTCCTATCGTAATTTTATACATCGTTATATTCTGGACTGGGCTATTCGCTTAATAGCGAGCCTGTTCGTTTTAATCGTCGGTTTTCTGATATTCATGAAAATCTCCATTCTCAACCCGCTCTCCGAATTATTGCAGGGAGTCGACCGAGTCGAAGGGGGAGAATTAACCGTTCAGGTCGAAGTGCGTAATCGGGATGAAATCGGTCTTCTTACGAAAGCTTTCAACTCGATGGTTAACACGATGAGAGAAGCTCGCCAAGAATTACAGCAGTATACTTCCAACCTTGAAAGGACGATTTTGGAGAGAGATTCGATTTATGACGCGGTTCCGCAAGAAAGAAATCTCGTTAATAAGACGCTTATTTATGCGAGTAGGAGTATGCAGGCAGTCGTGGACCGGGTGGAGCGAATTGCCAACAAAGAGCAGCCTGTTTTGATAACCGGAGAAACCGGAACGGGAAAGGAGATAATCGCCGCTTTCATTCACGAACTTGGAAGAGGAAGCGATCAACCGTTTGTCCCGATCAATTGTGCGGCAGTGCCTGTGAATCTTTGGGAAAGTCAAATTTTTGGCCATTCGAAAGGCGCTTTCACGGACGCGAAATCGGATTATGCGGGTTTAGTCACCGAGGCTAAAGGAGGAACATTATTTTTTGATGAAATTGGGGAGATGCCTCTTGAAATTCAGCCGAAAATATTGAGACTTTTGCAGGAACGAAAATATAAGAATGTCGGAGGTAGAACCGAATTAAACGCGGAGTGTCGAATTATTTTTGCGACCCATAGAAATCTGAAGGAAATGGCTTCTAAGGGAACGTTTAGGGAAGATTTGTACTATCGCATTAATGTTTTTGAAATCGGCATACCTCCCTTACGGGAGAGACGGTCCGATATTCCATTTTTAGTGAATCGATTCTTGGAAAATTATTCTAAACAGATGGAAATCGAAAAGCCTTCAATCAGCGAAGAAGTGATGGACTTGTTTTTACAATTTTCATGGCCGGGGAATATTCGAGAATTGGAAAATTGTATTATTCGCACGCTGGTCCACTTTAAAGGAGATACGATTAATGTTACGGACCTCCCTTCAGAAATAATGGAATTAAAGAATTCTAAAATGGAAAACACATCCTTAACGCCGGTGACTAATAGCGCATATATTGCCGGTTTTGAACCGCTCGTTTCGATGTATTCTAGAAGATTAATAGAAGCGGCATTAAACCAATGCGCCGGAAACAAATCAGAAGCTGCGCGTCTTCTAAAAATTTCGAGGGGAAAATTGCAATATCAGATGCGACAACTCGGAATGGAATAA
- a CDS encoding DUF3089 domain-containing protein produces MKNTLYLQLLMCSLLFTNCTSLFLYWIKPSGAFQENKVPSSPDYSKQESWAALPTIKDDSDEVPNSPEFKNLQDQAKADVFFVHPTTFIKGEGWNAEIGSSLIVYGISPLKLQASVFNESARIYAPRYRQAVLYSFVDQSGSGERAFSIARKDVLNAFEYYLKHYNQGRPFFIAGHSQGSMMLISVLKEYLDKRKLPNFVAAYLPGWAIHSSDFSNLKICKDSKDIGCYVSWNSKKWGSQLSDFALAAERYVGGICVNPVNWIQNSPETSKEFHKGAVGIGFSHVDRNYVGTKCQEEMLQVDLPSNPEYESRRGNKKNYHIADYGLFYLDIRMNIRERLDAYFSKKGKD; encoded by the coding sequence ATGAAAAATACTTTATATTTACAATTACTGATGTGTAGCCTGCTTTTCACTAATTGTACATCCCTATTCTTATATTGGATTAAGCCGTCCGGTGCATTCCAAGAAAATAAAGTTCCTTCATCTCCGGATTATTCCAAGCAGGAATCTTGGGCAGCGCTTCCGACAATAAAGGACGATTCGGACGAGGTTCCGAATTCTCCGGAATTTAAAAACTTACAGGATCAAGCGAAGGCGGATGTTTTTTTCGTTCATCCCACTACTTTCATCAAAGGAGAAGGTTGGAATGCGGAGATCGGTAGCAGTTTAATCGTTTATGGGATTTCGCCGTTGAAATTGCAGGCCTCGGTATTTAACGAATCGGCAAGAATTTATGCTCCCCGGTATAGGCAGGCGGTGCTTTATTCTTTCGTCGACCAAAGTGGAAGCGGCGAGCGGGCATTCTCGATTGCAAGAAAAGATGTGTTAAACGCATTCGAGTATTATTTAAAGCACTATAATCAAGGAAGGCCGTTCTTTATCGCCGGTCATAGCCAAGGATCTATGATGCTAATTTCCGTCTTAAAGGAATATCTGGATAAGAGAAAGCTTCCAAATTTTGTTGCAGCATACCTTCCAGGTTGGGCGATCCATTCTTCGGATTTCTCCAATTTAAAAATATGCAAGGACTCAAAAGACATCGGTTGCTACGTAAGTTGGAACTCGAAAAAATGGGGTTCGCAGCTAAGCGACTTTGCACTTGCTGCGGAGCGATATGTCGGAGGGATTTGCGTTAATCCGGTGAATTGGATCCAGAACAGCCCGGAAACCTCGAAAGAATTTCACAAAGGAGCGGTTGGAATCGGATTCTCTCATGTGGATCGAAATTACGTCGGGACCAAATGTCAGGAAGAAATGCTGCAAGTCGATCTGCCATCTAATCCCGAGTACGAGTCTCGAAGAGGGAATAAAAAAAATTATCACATCGCCGACTACGGACTTTTTTACCTGGATATAAGAATGAATATTCGTGAAAGATTAGATGCATACTTTTCCAAAAAAGGAAAAGATTGA
- a CDS encoding extracellular medium-chain-length polyhydroxyalkanoate depolymerase, giving the protein MLKRITLLLPLLVGSFFFTGTNELDAARCQTSGFLLKTTTCTYSSMLLEALPGTFRNVKYQVPEGTPPAGGWPVVIVYQGSFFPVEFTRTEGTPFGGYYELQVIERMLNNGFAVIAPDAAADLFWETNLPGFSIAYELSGDYRYLTNLFAAIRKGTFGPINPNKKFATGVSSGGYNTSRMAVSFPGEFKALAIQSGSYATCGGPLCIVPTLPANHPPTYFLHGWLDIVVPWWTMDLYYEKLRSQGIPTGLYTDYFAGHGWFSASPDKIYAWFNQYR; this is encoded by the coding sequence ATGTTGAAGAGAATAACTCTGTTATTGCCTCTGTTAGTAGGCAGTTTCTTTTTTACAGGAACGAACGAACTGGATGCGGCTCGATGTCAAACCAGCGGTTTTTTATTAAAAACAACCACTTGTACTTACTCGAGCATGTTACTTGAAGCGTTACCCGGTACGTTTCGCAATGTTAAATACCAAGTACCTGAAGGAACTCCACCAGCAGGCGGTTGGCCTGTGGTTATTGTATACCAAGGTTCCTTTTTTCCGGTAGAATTCACTAGAACCGAAGGAACTCCTTTCGGCGGATATTATGAATTACAAGTTATCGAACGAATGCTAAATAACGGATTTGCTGTTATTGCTCCCGATGCCGCAGCGGATTTGTTTTGGGAAACTAATCTTCCTGGATTTTCGATAGCTTACGAACTGTCAGGCGACTACCGATATTTAACTAATTTGTTCGCTGCAATCCGAAAAGGAACATTCGGCCCCATCAATCCCAATAAGAAATTTGCTACGGGAGTATCTAGCGGAGGGTACAATACAAGCAGAATGGCAGTCTCTTTCCCAGGAGAATTTAAGGCTTTAGCGATACAGTCGGGATCTTATGCGACCTGCGGCGGCCCTTTATGTATAGTGCCTACATTACCGGCAAATCATCCTCCAACATATTTTCTTCATGGTTGGCTGGATATAGTAGTTCCATGGTGGACGATGGATTTATATTACGAAAAACTTCGCTCTCAAGGAATCCCTACCGGTCTGTATACGGACTATTTCGCCGGACACGGCTGGTTCTCGGCCTCCCCCGACAAAATTTACGCCTGGTTTAACCAGTATCGTTAA